In one window of Pseudodesulfovibrio sediminis DNA:
- the recJ gene encoding single-stranded-DNA-specific exonuclease RecJ has product MAEELNVSELIVEILWNRGLTDVEEMDKFLSPLLRHMANPVEIPGLAEAVEVIAKGVAEGRTLGVWGDYDVDGITATAVVKEFFGSRGIDIPHHLPNRMEEGYGMNTEGVEQLREQGVDMLLTVDCGISDLEPVARAKELGMIVVVSDHHLPGDELPEADAICNPRLIEGGSCDDLAGVGVAFMLMVALNKLLPGDPVDVRPLLDLVALGTIADIVKLTGQNRILVKNGLLIIKEAKRPGMAALKVVSDYERQAELGAGQIGYNLAPRINAAGRMGDPTKALNLLLADSFDEAMPIAEELNSINMERRRQEQEIAEQAFAQAESMKHMAGFVLHGEDWHPGIIGIVASRVVEKYYRPTLILCTSETGEGLLKGSGRSVSEYNLYEGLQAVSGVLEGFGGHKQAAGLSLKPENLTALREQFNNHVVDTLGPEPLTPTLKLDHELGFSNINHTLLKELELLQPFGMGNPEPLFATKKVTVAEHRTFGREREHVKVVLKDEETGTRLPGKAWRMASTLTHQVRDRKMRFAFSPKIDRFRGIPTIDLLIKDWIF; this is encoded by the coding sequence ATGGCAGAAGAGTTGAACGTGTCTGAACTCATCGTGGAAATACTCTGGAACCGGGGATTGACCGATGTTGAGGAGATGGACAAGTTCCTCAGCCCGCTCCTGCGGCATATGGCCAACCCTGTGGAAATACCCGGCCTTGCAGAGGCTGTTGAGGTCATCGCGAAAGGTGTGGCCGAAGGGCGCACGCTGGGCGTGTGGGGTGACTATGATGTGGACGGCATCACGGCCACGGCTGTGGTCAAGGAATTTTTCGGCAGTCGGGGTATCGATATCCCGCATCACCTGCCCAACCGCATGGAGGAAGGGTATGGCATGAACACGGAGGGCGTGGAGCAACTCAGAGAGCAAGGGGTCGATATGCTGCTCACCGTGGACTGCGGCATCTCCGATCTGGAGCCTGTGGCCCGCGCAAAGGAGTTGGGCATGATCGTGGTGGTTTCGGATCATCACCTGCCTGGTGACGAGCTGCCCGAGGCCGATGCCATTTGCAATCCGCGACTCATTGAAGGCGGCTCCTGTGATGATCTGGCCGGAGTCGGGGTGGCGTTCATGCTCATGGTCGCGCTCAATAAATTATTGCCCGGTGATCCGGTGGACGTACGACCGCTCCTTGATCTGGTGGCACTGGGCACTATCGCCGATATCGTCAAACTCACCGGACAGAATCGTATTCTGGTCAAGAACGGCCTGTTGATCATCAAGGAAGCCAAACGCCCGGGCATGGCCGCGCTCAAGGTGGTCAGCGACTACGAGCGACAGGCGGAGCTTGGCGCCGGGCAGATCGGGTACAACCTCGCGCCCCGTATCAATGCGGCCGGCCGTATGGGTGACCCGACCAAGGCCCTCAATTTGCTGCTGGCCGACAGCTTTGACGAGGCCATGCCCATTGCCGAAGAGTTGAATTCCATCAATATGGAGCGTCGTCGGCAGGAGCAGGAGATCGCCGAGCAGGCATTTGCCCAGGCCGAGTCCATGAAACACATGGCCGGATTTGTGCTTCACGGAGAGGACTGGCATCCCGGTATCATCGGTATTGTCGCTTCTCGTGTGGTGGAGAAATACTATCGGCCCACGCTTATCCTGTGCACCTCGGAGACGGGCGAAGGGCTGCTGAAAGGTTCTGGGCGCAGTGTGTCGGAGTACAACCTGTACGAGGGCTTGCAGGCTGTCAGCGGTGTGCTCGAAGGATTCGGCGGACATAAGCAGGCGGCAGGCTTGTCGCTCAAGCCGGAGAATCTCACGGCCCTGCGTGAACAGTTCAATAACCATGTGGTTGATACGCTTGGACCTGAACCGCTTACACCGACCCTCAAGCTTGATCACGAGCTGGGTTTCTCCAACATCAATCACACGTTGCTCAAAGAGCTGGAACTGCTGCAACCCTTTGGCATGGGGAACCCGGAGCCGCTCTTTGCCACCAAAAAAGTGACCGTCGCCGAGCACCGCACGTTTGGCCGCGAACGCGAACACGTGAAAGTGGTCCTCAAGGACGAAGAGACCGGTACCAGATTGCCAGGCAAGGCATGGCGTATGGCCAGCACCCTGACGCATCAGGTGCGCGACAGAAAAATGCGCTTCGCCTTTTCGCCAAAGATCGATCGTTTTCGCGGCATACCCACCATCGATCTTCTGATCAAGGATTGGATTTTTTAA
- the lipA gene encoding lipoyl synthase — MSSATNSEKPLRIPQWLRVKLPESRNFSSTADLIDDLNLNTVCQSAKCPNKWECFSKNVATFLIMGNVCTRNCAFCNIISGDLEQLDPTEPARVAEAARRLALKHVVITSVTRDDLPDGGAAHFAATIRAVKEVLSNCTVEVLTPDFQGDEAALTTVLNARPDVINHNLETVPSLYDTIRPQANYQQSLDFLSNAKRIAPDIPTKSGIMVGLGETDEQIMRVLDDLASIACDIVTIGQYMQPSRQHPLVKRYVEPEKFEEYAKEGKQRGIRHMFSAPLVRSSYNAADFV, encoded by the coding sequence ATGTCTTCAGCAACGAATTCAGAAAAGCCTTTACGCATCCCCCAATGGTTGCGGGTCAAGCTCCCGGAAAGCCGTAATTTTTCCAGCACGGCAGACCTGATAGACGACCTCAACCTGAATACGGTCTGCCAATCGGCCAAATGCCCCAACAAATGGGAGTGCTTCTCCAAGAACGTGGCGACCTTCCTGATCATGGGCAATGTGTGCACGCGCAACTGCGCATTCTGCAACATCATCTCCGGCGATCTTGAGCAACTGGACCCGACCGAACCGGCCCGCGTGGCCGAAGCAGCCAGACGTCTTGCGCTCAAACATGTGGTTATCACGTCTGTCACCCGCGATGACCTGCCCGATGGCGGGGCCGCGCATTTTGCCGCCACCATCCGTGCGGTAAAGGAAGTCCTGTCGAACTGCACGGTGGAAGTGCTCACTCCCGACTTTCAGGGGGATGAAGCCGCCCTCACCACCGTACTCAACGCCCGCCCGGATGTGATCAACCACAACCTTGAGACCGTCCCGTCCCTCTACGACACCATTCGCCCACAAGCGAACTACCAGCAGTCTCTGGACTTTCTGTCCAACGCCAAACGCATCGCGCCGGATATCCCCACCAAGTCCGGCATCATGGTCGGACTCGGCGAAACCGATGAACAGATCATGCGCGTCCTAGACGACCTGGCGTCCATTGCCTGCGATATCGTGACCATCGGCCAGTACATGCAGCCCAGCCGTCAACACCCGCTGGTCAAGCGATATGTGGAACCGGAAAAATTCGAAGAATATGCGAAAGAAGGAAAGCAGCGCGGCATCAGACACATGTTCAGCGCGCCGCTGGTCCGATCAAGCTACAACGCAGCCGACTTTGTTTAA
- the lipB gene encoding lipoyl(octanoyl) transferase LipB, with translation MRIIDLGLMEYEEAEALQLKTLETVTAGDEENTVFLLEHPKVITLGRQGGAENLLMDESLLAAQGIQVAQTTRGGNITCHFPGQLVAYPIWRVEKRPGGMKQFFCDMEEAVIRTCAHFGVAAIRRQGHPGVWVDETKKICSMGIGVRRWVTYHGLALNVGRDVSLFNAITLCGIQGAVPTSLSTEAGYDITMKDAKYVFSNEFRKAFTHPPMVAGQAPGKP, from the coding sequence ATGCGGATCATCGATCTCGGGCTGATGGAATACGAAGAAGCCGAAGCCCTGCAACTCAAGACCCTTGAAACGGTCACTGCCGGAGACGAAGAAAACACCGTCTTTCTGCTGGAGCATCCCAAGGTCATTACCCTCGGCCGTCAGGGCGGCGCCGAGAACCTGCTCATGGACGAATCCCTGCTCGCCGCCCAGGGGATTCAGGTTGCCCAGACCACGCGGGGCGGCAACATCACCTGCCACTTTCCGGGCCAACTGGTGGCCTATCCCATCTGGCGGGTAGAAAAACGACCGGGCGGCATGAAGCAGTTCTTCTGCGACATGGAGGAAGCGGTCATCCGCACCTGCGCTCATTTCGGGGTTGCCGCCATCCGTCGTCAGGGGCACCCCGGTGTATGGGTGGACGAGACCAAAAAAATATGCTCAATGGGCATCGGCGTACGCCGCTGGGTCACCTATCACGGGTTGGCTCTCAATGTCGGCCGCGACGTCAGCCTGTTCAACGCCATCACACTCTGTGGCATCCAGGGGGCGGTTCCCACCTCCCTTTCTACGGAAGCCGGATATGACATAACCATGAAGGACGCCAAATATGTCTTCAGCAACGAATTCAGAAAAGCCTTTACGCATCCCCCAATGGTTGCGGGTCAAGCTCCCGGAAAGCCGTAA
- a CDS encoding small ribosomal subunit Rsm22 family protein, whose protein sequence is MSINGLFPNLTEDNAAELARFGTLLKRTWPLKGKHRDQLKYDIRDMSRSLTNERTKRRKEYMTDDRFLSPYLYYFLPWNLYRMSRLFSGLELDIPDGAEIADLGSGPLTAIIALWMSRPHLRDRKLNFTCLDLSPKSMQAGLKLFTAMAGKDSPWRIKTVKAGFTDHLRKKADLLMVCNAFNELDWSGRTTRPQADKLTAHLSNCIKDTGRILLIETGVRLTGRIISEMRSSFLSRGIKPIAPCPHAEECPMPAMMPGTPWCHFNFSVKDVPDWLQSLSNEAQLEKDNVTLSFLYLSQKGTASWGAVRAISEPFKLHGNKGQYACSDKGLTLIDIPPKSRALFPGEIFAPTWPDNPKIDLKSKAVMLPYKPKASKG, encoded by the coding sequence ATGTCGATTAATGGACTCTTTCCCAACCTTACGGAAGACAATGCGGCGGAATTGGCCCGATTCGGCACACTGCTGAAACGGACGTGGCCGCTCAAGGGCAAACACCGTGATCAACTCAAATATGACATCCGTGACATGTCGCGCAGCCTAACCAATGAACGGACCAAGCGGCGCAAGGAGTACATGACAGATGACAGGTTTCTGTCGCCCTATCTGTATTACTTCCTTCCATGGAATCTCTACCGTATGTCCCGCCTCTTCTCCGGGTTGGAGCTGGATATCCCGGATGGTGCCGAAATAGCAGACCTCGGTTCCGGTCCCCTGACCGCCATTATCGCCCTGTGGATGTCGCGCCCTCACCTGCGCGACCGCAAGCTCAATTTCACCTGCCTGGATCTCTCGCCCAAATCCATGCAGGCCGGATTGAAACTCTTCACGGCCATGGCTGGCAAGGACTCCCCCTGGCGCATCAAGACCGTCAAGGCGGGGTTCACCGACCATCTGCGCAAGAAAGCCGATCTGCTCATGGTATGCAACGCTTTCAACGAGCTGGACTGGTCGGGTCGGACCACACGCCCTCAGGCTGACAAGCTGACCGCGCACCTGTCCAATTGCATAAAGGACACGGGCCGTATTCTCCTTATCGAGACCGGCGTACGCCTGACCGGACGCATCATCTCCGAAATGCGCTCCAGCTTTCTGAGCAGAGGGATCAAGCCCATCGCACCCTGCCCGCACGCCGAGGAATGTCCCATGCCTGCCATGATGCCGGGAACGCCCTGGTGTCACTTCAACTTCTCGGTCAAGGATGTCCCTGACTGGCTGCAATCCCTGTCCAACGAGGCACAGCTTGAGAAGGACAACGTGACCCTCAGCTTCCTGTATCTCTCACAAAAAGGCACGGCCAGCTGGGGAGCAGTGCGCGCCATCTCCGAGCCGTTCAAACTGCACGGCAACAAGGGACAATACGCATGCTCCGACAAAGGACTGACGCTCATTGATATTCCGCCCAAGTCTCGCGCCCTCTTTCCGGGAGAAATCTTTGCCCCCACCTGGCCGGACAATCCCAAGATCGACCTCAAATCCAAGGCGGTCATGCTTCCTTACAAACCAAAAGCTTCCAAAGGCTGA
- a CDS encoding ASKHA domain-containing protein, protein MSILIHTHDGGRFALETKSGDTLARTIFMSRLWHGVPLCSGLGKCGLCRVRFLSDAPEANADERKKLGQEKVDEGWRLACLHPSEPCEIELPEPMRSQRAIRTLAEKAGDFALAVDLGTTSIHWTALVDGTPVASGQELNPQTGLGSEIMSRLAVAATAEGRFVLRALITDRITELALLATRNLGGQCTSLVVSGNPAMTYILLGKKPDDLAAAPYTLTYEGGDERRIGAGLPPAYIPPLLAPFVGADLSAGLTAIEYGDTPDYPFLLADLGTNGEFVLALSPDKRICASVPMGPALEGVGLSFGRTAGPGAITGFTLTPKGLEATYFEGPRDGTPGMTGTGYLSLTAILLKHGILTDTGQFGEGNTPLAAKLAAKVTTEGDEPAFVISDDLCLPASDVEEILKVKAAFNLAMSTLLKEADLTPGKLAAIHIAGALGEHVSLNDLETIGFLPPGGKARTIKAGNTSLKGSEILTVDPESRVFAEGLADTLTRLELTGDTSFGDEFIKRMRFGYVD, encoded by the coding sequence ATGAGCATACTTATACATACCCATGACGGCGGCCGGTTTGCCCTGGAAACCAAATCCGGTGACACGCTGGCCCGAACCATTTTCATGTCCCGGCTGTGGCACGGCGTACCGCTGTGTTCCGGCCTCGGCAAATGCGGATTGTGCCGCGTGCGCTTCCTCTCGGACGCCCCGGAAGCCAATGCCGACGAGCGCAAGAAACTCGGTCAGGAAAAGGTGGACGAAGGCTGGAGGCTCGCCTGCCTGCACCCGTCTGAACCGTGCGAAATCGAACTGCCCGAGCCCATGCGCTCGCAACGGGCCATACGCACTCTGGCTGAAAAAGCCGGCGACTTCGCCCTGGCCGTGGACCTCGGCACCACCTCCATTCACTGGACCGCACTGGTCGACGGCACCCCTGTGGCCTCAGGACAGGAGCTGAACCCCCAGACCGGACTCGGCTCCGAGATCATGTCCCGCCTGGCCGTTGCCGCCACAGCCGAGGGACGGTTTGTCCTGCGCGCACTCATCACTGACCGCATCACGGAGCTGGCCTTGCTGGCGACCCGCAACCTCGGCGGTCAGTGCACATCTCTGGTGGTTTCAGGCAACCCGGCAATGACCTATATCCTGCTTGGCAAGAAGCCGGACGACCTCGCTGCTGCGCCCTACACCCTGACCTATGAGGGGGGCGATGAACGGAGAATAGGAGCAGGGTTGCCGCCAGCCTACATTCCGCCCCTGCTCGCTCCTTTTGTAGGAGCCGATCTGTCTGCCGGGCTGACTGCCATTGAGTACGGAGACACCCCGGACTATCCATTTTTGCTGGCCGACCTCGGCACCAACGGCGAGTTCGTTCTGGCCCTGTCCCCGGACAAACGCATCTGCGCCAGCGTTCCCATGGGACCGGCTCTGGAAGGCGTGGGACTCTCCTTTGGACGGACAGCCGGACCGGGAGCCATCACCGGTTTCACCCTGACGCCCAAAGGATTGGAGGCGACCTATTTCGAAGGCCCGAGAGACGGCACACCGGGCATGACCGGTACGGGCTATCTTTCACTCACCGCCATCCTGCTCAAGCACGGCATCCTGACCGACACCGGACAATTCGGCGAAGGCAACACTCCGCTGGCAGCCAAGCTGGCGGCCAAGGTGACCACAGAGGGAGACGAACCCGCCTTTGTCATCAGCGACGACCTCTGTCTCCCGGCCTCGGATGTAGAAGAAATTCTCAAAGTCAAAGCCGCCTTCAACCTGGCCATGTCCACCCTGCTGAAAGAAGCGGATCTGACACCGGGCAAGCTGGCGGCCATCCACATTGCAGGTGCACTGGGCGAGCATGTCAGCCTGAACGATCTCGAAACCATCGGCTTCCTGCCGCCCGGCGGCAAGGCACGGACGATAAAGGCTGGCAACACTTCCCTCAAGGGAAGCGAAATACTGACAGTGGACCCCGAAAGTCGGGTGTTCGCAGAAGGGCTGGCCGACACCCTGACCCGGTTGGAACTCACCGGAGACACATCATTTGGCGATGAATTTATAAAAAGGATGCGGTTTGGCTATGTCGATTAA
- a CDS encoding PilZ domain-containing protein encodes MGNNSFSFSVKSNAGNRKAYRAKIDGLHVKVVGRPSVYSAVDLSPTGVGLNGAAGMREGRIFEISLFHKGKQLISGLQVRVIRATASFTGLVFVDLDPRQTDAVHALVLSEQKRQVDERNKDRFRMDF; translated from the coding sequence ATGGGCAACAATTCCTTTTCATTTTCCGTGAAATCCAATGCAGGCAACCGCAAGGCCTATCGCGCCAAGATAGATGGTCTGCACGTCAAGGTGGTCGGGCGTCCATCCGTCTATTCTGCTGTCGATCTCAGCCCTACCGGAGTGGGGTTGAATGGGGCCGCCGGTATGCGGGAAGGCAGAATCTTTGAAATAAGTCTGTTCCATAAAGGCAAGCAGCTTATTTCCGGTCTGCAGGTTCGGGTGATTCGGGCGACTGCGTCATTCACCGGACTGGTGTTTGTCGATCTTGATCCACGTCAGACCGACGCGGTCCATGCGTTGGTGTTGTCGGAGCAGAAACGGCAGGTCGATGAGCGGAACAAAGACCGATTTCGCATGGATTTCTAG
- a CDS encoding sirohydrochlorin cobaltochelatase encodes MKTAIVLAAFGSRHKDAKASLDHITARVRAAHPDLPVLVAYTSKTIRGHMKKAGQSVDSVPDALEKLLADGVTHVAIQSLHLIPGIEFHELLALANELMLKKDGFNRVEVGFPLVAGEADLENVADLILSIAEEGKGENDAVLFMGHGTRHDGSIYYEALHRAFQERDPNVHMGVMEHQKEAGIDVVIDRFKADNVKKAYLLPFLFGTGWHVARDMIGDGETSWKTQLEAAGIECEAVLKGAGEYDRLVDVWLKHLDDALTRINRC; translated from the coding sequence ATGAAAACAGCCATTGTTCTCGCCGCATTCGGCTCTCGCCACAAGGACGCCAAGGCCTCCCTGGATCACATTACCGCCCGAGTACGTGCGGCCCATCCGGATCTGCCCGTGCTGGTTGCCTATACGTCAAAGACTATTCGCGGCCATATGAAAAAAGCCGGCCAGAGCGTTGACTCCGTGCCAGACGCGCTGGAAAAGCTCCTGGCCGACGGTGTCACCCATGTGGCGATCCAATCGCTGCACCTCATCCCCGGCATCGAATTTCATGAGCTGCTTGCGCTGGCAAACGAACTGATGCTCAAAAAAGACGGCTTCAACCGGGTGGAAGTGGGATTCCCCCTGGTGGCAGGCGAAGCTGATCTGGAAAACGTGGCCGACCTGATCCTGTCCATTGCCGAGGAAGGCAAGGGAGAGAACGACGCGGTCCTCTTCATGGGACATGGCACCCGACACGACGGCAGCATATACTATGAAGCCCTGCACCGGGCGTTTCAAGAACGCGACCCCAACGTGCATATGGGCGTCATGGAACATCAGAAAGAGGCGGGAATCGATGTCGTCATTGACCGCTTCAAGGCGGACAACGTCAAAAAGGCGTACCTTCTGCCCTTCCTGTTCGGCACGGGCTGGCATGTCGCCCGCGACATGATCGGCGATGGCGAAACAAGCTGGAAGACCCAACTTGAAGCCGCCGGAATCGAATGTGAAGCGGTGCTGAAAGGGGCTGGAGAATACGACAGACTGGTCGATGTCTGGCTCAAGCATCTGGATGATGCCCTGACGCGGATCAATCGCTGCTAG
- the cobI gene encoding precorrin-2 C(20)-methyltransferase, whose product MTQKGILYGIGVGPGDPELLTLKAVRALSEVDVIFAAASTKNDYSTAYGIAKPHLKEDVRVIQLSFPMTKDETELETAWKHNATIVAEVLNKGQNAAFLTLGDPLTYSTYGYLQRTLLKTDPSTRLQAIPGITSFHAAAAKIGLVLTESKESLLITSGVTDPEKLEEQLKVADNAVIMKAYKNFEEIRETLTRLRLNDKTVLVSRLGMDNESILMDIKDAPSKPHYFSLALVKKNTQ is encoded by the coding sequence GTGACACAAAAAGGTATTCTCTACGGCATAGGCGTCGGCCCCGGCGACCCGGAGCTTCTCACTCTCAAGGCGGTCCGCGCATTGAGCGAAGTTGACGTCATCTTCGCCGCAGCCTCCACCAAGAACGACTACTCGACCGCCTATGGCATCGCCAAACCGCATCTCAAGGAAGACGTGCGCGTGATCCAGCTCAGTTTCCCCATGACAAAAGACGAAACCGAATTGGAAACGGCATGGAAACACAATGCCACCATTGTTGCCGAAGTGCTTAACAAGGGACAGAATGCCGCCTTCCTCACCCTGGGCGACCCTCTGACCTATTCCACCTATGGCTATCTGCAACGGACCCTGCTCAAGACAGATCCGTCCACCCGACTTCAGGCGATTCCCGGCATCACCTCCTTTCATGCCGCAGCCGCGAAAATCGGCCTGGTCCTGACCGAATCCAAGGAGTCGCTACTCATCACGTCCGGCGTCACTGACCCGGAAAAGCTGGAAGAGCAGCTCAAAGTGGCTGACAATGCGGTCATCATGAAAGCGTACAAGAATTTTGAAGAAATACGAGAGACCCTGACCCGACTCCGCCTCAATGATAAAACCGTGCTGGTCTCGCGCTTGGGCATGGACAACGAATCCATTCTCATGGATATTAAGGACGCACCATCCAAGCCGCACTATTTCTCGCTGGCTCTGGTGAAAAAGAATACCCAATAA
- a CDS encoding ABC transporter substrate-binding protein, with product MTRFFLSLCFALLFCTTAFGQTVTDSTGKTITFNTPFKRIISLYAAHTENLFKLGLEREIIAVSKGEDYPANALEKPTLNARDGVEKLLAAKPDLVLIRPMLSRGYPGLWAALKKHGITVLSFQPNSIPEMYAYWRSLGRLTGREVQAEAMVEEFKSRIMQAEARLETVPMEDRPNVFFESVHRNISTFSPGSMPLFVLEMAGGINVATDARPKRGTNIASYGLERLLNKGKDIDVYLAQYGAMNQVSVKQIRTFPAASRIKATLSGNIFLVDEHLVSRPTMRLLLGIETVHRLLHLEAGN from the coding sequence GTGACCCGTTTTTTTCTCTCGCTCTGTTTTGCCCTGCTGTTCTGTACAACGGCCTTTGGCCAGACCGTCACGGACAGTACCGGCAAAACCATTACATTCAACACGCCCTTCAAGCGCATCATCTCGCTGTATGCGGCCCATACCGAAAACCTGTTCAAACTCGGGCTGGAGCGTGAGATCATCGCTGTCTCCAAAGGCGAAGACTACCCTGCAAACGCCCTTGAAAAACCGACCTTGAATGCCCGCGACGGCGTAGAAAAGCTGCTGGCCGCAAAGCCTGACCTGGTGCTTATCCGCCCCATGTTGTCACGGGGATATCCCGGCCTCTGGGCTGCCCTCAAAAAACACGGTATAACGGTTCTCTCTTTCCAGCCAAACTCCATCCCGGAAATGTATGCATACTGGCGCTCCCTGGGCAGACTGACCGGTCGGGAAGTACAGGCTGAAGCCATGGTGGAAGAATTCAAAAGCCGTATCATGCAGGCCGAAGCCCGACTGGAAACCGTGCCCATGGAAGACCGCCCCAACGTATTTTTCGAGTCTGTACATCGCAATATTTCAACGTTCTCCCCCGGTTCCATGCCCTTGTTCGTGCTGGAAATGGCCGGTGGCATCAACGTGGCCACTGACGCACGCCCGAAGCGCGGGACCAATATCGCCAGCTACGGGCTGGAACGTCTCCTGAACAAGGGGAAAGACATTGACGTGTATCTAGCGCAATATGGTGCCATGAATCAGGTTTCCGTCAAACAGATCAGGACCTTTCCGGCTGCCTCTCGCATCAAGGCCACATTGAGCGGCAACATATTTCTGGTGGATGAACATCTCGTATCACGCCCGACCATGCGCCTCCTGCTCGGCATAGAAACCGTGCATCGACTGCTGCATCTGGAAGCCGGGAATTAA
- a CDS encoding ABC transporter ATP-binding protein has protein sequence MANATFKLHGVHFGYADTPVLSNLDLTFEPGMVHGVVGPNGSGKSTLLALLSGHLRPGTGTIHLNDIPLTALSPATLSRLCALVPQELDFNFPFTVHETVLMGRHPHIPRLARPTDADYAMVTASIDKMDLDKLHDRVLADLSGGEKQRAVVARGLAQETPALLLDEPTSSMDIRHALTTMTELKRLAHTKNRTIIAVLHDLNLAARFCDRIVMLHKGRVHAQGDVTETLNQDSIETVFRVRAALHETKAGLQIVYVKEV, from the coding sequence GTGGCTAACGCAACCTTCAAATTACACGGGGTCCATTTCGGCTACGCCGACACCCCTGTCCTGAGCAACCTCGACCTCACCTTTGAACCGGGGATGGTACATGGCGTGGTCGGCCCCAACGGGTCAGGAAAATCCACCCTGCTTGCTTTGCTCTCAGGCCACCTCAGACCCGGCACAGGGACCATACACCTCAATGATATCCCCCTGACCGCTCTTTCCCCGGCCACACTGTCAAGGCTGTGCGCGCTGGTGCCTCAGGAGCTGGATTTCAATTTTCCCTTCACAGTCCATGAGACAGTGCTCATGGGACGCCACCCCCATATCCCCAGATTGGCACGCCCCACAGACGCTGATTATGCCATGGTCACTGCGAGCATTGACAAGATGGACCTCGACAAGCTGCATGACCGTGTGCTAGCCGACCTCTCCGGCGGCGAAAAACAGCGCGCAGTCGTAGCCAGAGGACTGGCTCAGGAGACACCTGCCCTGCTGTTGGACGAACCCACCTCCTCCATGGATATTCGTCACGCACTGACGACCATGACAGAGCTGAAACGTCTGGCCCACACAAAGAATCGGACCATCATAGCGGTCTTGCACGATCTCAATCTGGCGGCTCGTTTCTGTGACCGCATCGTCATGCTGCACAAGGGCCGCGTCCACGCTCAAGGAGACGTCACCGAGACGCTCAATCAAGACTCCATTGAAACCGTCTTCAGAGTCCGCGCTGCACTGCACGAGACAAAAGCCGGACTACAGATCGTCTATGTAAAGGAAGTATAG
- a CDS encoding FecCD family ABC transporter permease: MTAVSRTSILLLLASGLAGLVILATSMGFISIAPGEIITIFLDGLRGAADSVDPLKASIVFEVRLPRIMTSLFVGFGLAVAGVVFQGLLLNPLADPFTLGVSSGAALGAAVSLLLGLSFLGPSTLVLMAFLGATATLFAVLAMSGRDGELSPANLILAGVIVSAILSAGISFIKYLADERVSAIVFWLMGSFAARSWLDAMLTGGITLVGFTLCLFYGRDLNIMSLGSRSAKSLGVDTGRVRLLLLITASLISAVCVSVSGVIGFVGLIIPHLMRMILGPDNRWLLPASGLGGAILLLAADTCTRAILPHEVPIGVLTALIGGPIFCWIFTRTRRMRRG; encoded by the coding sequence ATGACCGCCGTCTCCCGTACATCCATCCTCCTGCTTCTGGCCTCTGGGCTGGCAGGTCTGGTGATCCTCGCCACCAGCATGGGGTTCATCTCCATCGCGCCCGGTGAGATCATCACCATATTTTTGGATGGATTGCGCGGGGCGGCGGATTCCGTCGATCCCCTCAAGGCAAGCATCGTCTTCGAAGTACGGCTCCCCCGGATCATGACGTCCCTCTTCGTGGGCTTCGGCCTAGCCGTGGCAGGCGTGGTCTTTCAAGGCTTGCTCCTCAACCCGCTGGCTGACCCTTTCACTTTGGGGGTGTCGTCCGGCGCCGCGCTGGGAGCGGCCGTGAGCCTGCTTCTGGGGCTTTCCTTTCTCGGACCGTCCACGCTGGTCCTCATGGCGTTTCTGGGCGCAACCGCCACGCTGTTCGCGGTCCTTGCCATGTCCGGGCGTGACGGGGAGCTCTCTCCTGCCAACCTCATTCTGGCCGGAGTCATAGTCTCGGCCATCCTGTCCGCCGGTATCAGCTTCATCAAATATCTGGCCGACGAACGGGTTTCAGCCATCGTCTTCTGGCTCATGGGGAGCTTTGCCGCCCGCTCCTGGCTGGATGCCATGCTCACAGGCGGAATCACGCTTGTCGGCTTCACACTCTGTCTTTTTTACGGACGCGACCTGAATATCATGAGCCTTGGCTCCCGGTCTGCAAAAAGCCTGGGGGTAGACACAGGGCGGGTTCGCCTCCTGCTCCTGATCACGGCTTCCCTGATCAGTGCGGTCTGCGTCTCGGTATCCGGCGTCATCGGGTTCGTGGGCCTGATCATCCCCCATCTCATGCGCATGATCCTTGGCCCGGACAATCGCTGGCTGCTCCCGGCATCTGGCCTGGGTGGCGCCATTCTCCTGCTGGCCGCAGACACATGCACCCGCGCCATCCTGCCGCATGAGGTGCCCATCGGCGTCCTCACGGCCCTGATCGGCGGCCCCATCTTCTGCTGGATTTTCACTCGCACACGAAGGATGCGCCGTGGCTAA